In one window of uncultured Acetobacteroides sp. DNA:
- a CDS encoding triple tyrosine motif-containing protein codes for MKKTATLLTLLLALLGSSIYPALAQGSLAGIPRIVSYSKSMYKGGTQSWMFTQSANGFMYVANNDGLLEFDGKEWSIYKELHVLNRAVLYSNGRIYVGGFCDFGYYSANSHGVLTYKSITPKLRRKFYFSDIWKIHELNNEIYFQSNEAIFRYTGNRITIIKAPSRFDFSFIANGRLFVNDAAKGILLLEKGKLMPIDPKRKVITRQLSGVSMLDSKRYLISTIDKGLFIYDGHTISEWVIPASNMLKAYQINSECRINGYHAIGTILNGLYIIDSRGKIVLHINKNRGLSNNTVISIGKDAENNIWLGLNNGIAKVEFNSSLSYIGNSFNIESVYTSSLLNGMLYIGTNSGLYSISWNKFLDPMKSESDFKLVPGSEGQVWNLTQVGGTLFCGHNNGVYAVSNSRVTEVKGVRGAWLFIPINKEKTKVLVGHYSGIAVIEKVGAQWKFVNNISGFNESSRFIEVDDNGYIWVSHGYKGIYKIKPNKELTKFTAIEFYGTRSGLPSDKDNNIWRINGKIIASTQKGIYEYNPSRNLFTASCYYNKLIPETSMISYMKQDERGNIWYYKNNQLSVLRLQEDEKYAKISSPFYPLTNHNNITFEYIASLPDNTTLIGTEDGIALYDPMASKGNSTQFKVITKSISAKGETFSYSFTPNLSVRIKHSNTPITIKASVPYKNNDAVQYSFKLEGFDDEWSQWSDNNHKEYMNLSEGEYKIRVRAKSINGEIREAETKSLTILPPWHRTIYAYIIYLILLLAIVVKIKKRYYLNIEKSRMHGEEKQKLRFKDREEQLIKDALQSENEMIRIKNENLQEVMKRKERELALSTMHIIQKNEMINKMKSELSKLQSNTTDKTVKEKASNIIKKISKDIDNKSDWKIFEMHLEQIHEDFMKRLKVKYPDITSRELRLCVYLKMNMSSKEIATLMNISPRGVEISRYRVRKKLGLERAEGLSEILMEI; via the coding sequence ATGAAGAAGACGGCAACACTCCTCACGCTACTGCTCGCCCTGCTGGGCAGCAGCATATACCCAGCCCTTGCGCAAGGCTCGCTGGCGGGCATTCCCCGAATCGTAAGCTACAGCAAATCGATGTACAAGGGGGGCACCCAGAGCTGGATGTTCACCCAATCGGCCAACGGCTTCATGTACGTGGCAAACAACGACGGGCTCCTCGAGTTTGACGGCAAAGAGTGGAGCATCTACAAGGAGCTGCACGTGCTGAACAGGGCCGTACTCTACAGCAATGGCCGGATTTACGTCGGCGGATTTTGCGACTTCGGCTACTACTCGGCCAACTCGCACGGGGTGCTTACCTACAAGAGCATCACCCCCAAGCTGCGCCGGAAGTTCTACTTCAGCGACATCTGGAAAATCCACGAGCTAAACAACGAGATCTACTTCCAATCCAACGAGGCAATATTCAGGTATACCGGCAACCGCATCACCATCATCAAGGCCCCCTCGCGCTTCGACTTCTCGTTCATCGCCAACGGCAGGCTATTCGTAAATGATGCGGCGAAGGGAATCCTCCTCCTCGAAAAGGGGAAGCTGATGCCGATTGACCCCAAGCGCAAGGTCATAACCCGACAGCTCTCGGGGGTTTCCATGCTCGACTCAAAGCGATATCTCATATCAACCATCGACAAGGGGCTGTTTATTTACGACGGCCATACCATTTCGGAATGGGTCATCCCCGCCTCCAACATGCTGAAGGCGTACCAGATCAACTCAGAATGCAGAATTAACGGGTACCATGCAATAGGGACAATCCTCAACGGCCTTTACATTATTGATAGCCGGGGCAAAATCGTGCTCCACATCAACAAGAATCGGGGGCTGAGCAACAACACCGTCATAAGCATCGGGAAGGATGCAGAGAACAACATCTGGCTAGGGCTCAATAATGGCATCGCCAAGGTTGAGTTCAACTCCTCTCTAAGCTACATCGGGAATTCCTTCAACATCGAATCGGTGTACACCTCAAGCCTCCTGAATGGGATGCTGTATATCGGGACCAACTCGGGCCTATACAGCATAAGCTGGAACAAGTTTTTAGATCCGATGAAGAGCGAGAGCGACTTCAAGCTCGTACCCGGCTCGGAAGGGCAGGTCTGGAACCTAACCCAAGTGGGGGGCACCCTCTTCTGCGGGCACAACAACGGGGTTTATGCGGTATCGAATTCTAGGGTCACGGAGGTTAAAGGAGTTAGAGGCGCTTGGCTATTCATCCCAATCAACAAGGAGAAGACCAAAGTGCTCGTTGGCCACTACTCCGGCATAGCCGTCATCGAGAAGGTTGGCGCCCAATGGAAGTTCGTCAACAACATATCGGGGTTCAACGAGTCGTCGCGCTTTATTGAAGTTGACGACAACGGATACATCTGGGTGAGCCATGGGTACAAGGGAATCTACAAGATCAAGCCCAACAAGGAGCTCACAAAGTTCACCGCCATCGAATTCTACGGCACCCGCAGCGGCCTTCCATCCGACAAGGACAATAACATTTGGAGGATCAACGGTAAGATAATTGCATCAACCCAGAAGGGAATCTACGAGTACAACCCTTCACGAAACCTCTTTACCGCAAGCTGCTACTACAACAAACTCATCCCCGAGACTTCAATGATCAGCTACATGAAGCAGGACGAACGCGGAAACATTTGGTACTACAAGAACAACCAGCTTTCGGTATTAAGGCTTCAGGAAGATGAGAAATACGCAAAAATAAGTAGCCCATTCTACCCCTTAACCAACCACAACAACATAACCTTCGAATACATAGCCAGCCTTCCCGATAACACAACCCTAATTGGAACTGAAGATGGCATTGCTCTTTACGACCCCATGGCAAGCAAGGGCAACTCAACCCAATTTAAGGTTATAACTAAGAGCATTAGCGCTAAAGGCGAAACCTTTTCATACAGCTTCACTCCAAATCTATCGGTAAGAATTAAGCATAGCAACACGCCTATAACCATAAAGGCCTCCGTACCCTACAAAAACAACGATGCCGTACAGTACTCCTTTAAGCTCGAGGGATTTGATGACGAATGGTCGCAATGGAGCGACAACAACCACAAAGAATACATGAACTTAAGCGAGGGTGAGTACAAAATAAGGGTTAGGGCCAAAAGCATTAATGGAGAAATCCGCGAAGCAGAGACAAAATCGCTAACCATTCTTCCTCCATGGCATAGAACAATTTACGCCTACATCATTTACCTTATCCTGCTGCTGGCTATTGTGGTAAAAATCAAGAAGCGATACTACCTCAACATCGAGAAGTCGAGAATGCATGGTGAGGAAAAGCAGAAGTTGAGGTTTAAAGACCGGGAGGAACAGCTCATAAAAGACGCCCTGCAGTCGGAGAATGAAATGATTCGAATTAAGAATGAGAATCTACAGGAGGTGATGAAGCGCAAAGAGCGCGAACTTGCTCTTTCGACAATGCACATCATCCAAAAAAACGAGATGATCAACAAGATGAAGTCAGAGCTTTCAAAGTTACAATCCAACACCACCGACAAAACGGTAAAGGAGAAGGCAAGTAACATCATCAAAAAGATATCAAAGGACATCGATAATAAATCGGACTGGAAGATATTTGAGATGCACCTAGAACAAATCCATGAGGATTTCATGAAGCGATTGAAGGTGAAATATCCAGATATTACCTCGCGCGAGCTTCGGCTTTGCGTATATCTAAAGATGAATATGTCGTCTAAAGAGATTGCAACGCTTATGAACATCTCTCCCAGAGGCGTAGAGATTAGCCGCTATAGGGTAAGGAAGAAGCTGGGTTTGGAACGCGCCGAGGGTCTTTCAGAAATACTAATGGAAATATAG
- the pruA gene encoding L-glutamate gamma-semialdehyde dehydrogenase has translation MNSSVFSFEKPKNEPVLSYAPNSPERRELVAELEKMSSQQIEIPLIIGGKEIRTGNTGKVVMPHDHNHVLATYHLAGENEVKMAIEAALEARKKWEKISWIDRASIALRVAELISKKYRAVMNAATMLGQSKNAFQAEIDSACETIDFLRFNAYFMSQIYADQPMSPTTDVINRMEYRPLEGFVFAVTPFNFTAIASNLCMSPAIMGNAVVWKPATTAILSNYYLMQIYKEAGLPDGIINFIPGKGSVIGKEIFAHREFAGVHFTGSTSTFNTFWSEIAKNLPHYRSYPKIVGETGGKDFVMVHPSADTQQVAVALVRGSFEYQGQKCSAASRAYLPKSLWYAVKDSIGEMLTEIKVGDVRSFSNYVNAVIDEAAFDSITSYIEKARDTKHAEIVFGGSYDKSKGYFVEPTVILANDPHFVTIEEEIFGPVLTVYVYEDDKYEETLELVDTTSPYALTGSIFSNDRYATEVAFEKLKYAAGNFYINDKPTGAVVGQQPFGGARASGTNDKAGSYLNLIRWTNPRSIKETLNPPTDYKYPFLAE, from the coding sequence ATGAATAGTTCAGTATTTAGCTTCGAGAAGCCAAAGAACGAGCCTGTTCTAAGCTACGCGCCCAACTCGCCAGAACGCCGCGAGCTGGTTGCCGAACTCGAAAAGATGTCTTCTCAACAGATCGAAATTCCACTAATAATTGGGGGCAAGGAGATCAGAACGGGCAACACCGGTAAGGTTGTTATGCCGCACGACCACAACCATGTTTTGGCAACCTACCACTTGGCCGGCGAAAATGAGGTTAAGATGGCCATCGAAGCGGCCCTTGAGGCACGCAAGAAATGGGAGAAAATCTCTTGGATAGATAGAGCCTCCATCGCCCTTCGCGTTGCCGAACTCATCTCCAAGAAGTATAGGGCCGTTATGAATGCCGCCACCATGCTGGGCCAAAGCAAGAATGCCTTCCAGGCCGAGATCGACTCTGCCTGCGAAACAATCGACTTCCTTCGCTTCAACGCCTACTTCATGTCGCAGATCTATGCCGACCAGCCCATGTCGCCGACCACCGACGTGATCAACCGCATGGAGTACCGCCCGCTGGAGGGGTTCGTGTTTGCGGTTACCCCATTCAACTTTACCGCCATTGCCTCCAACCTGTGCATGTCGCCAGCTATTATGGGTAATGCCGTGGTTTGGAAGCCGGCTACCACCGCCATCCTATCCAACTACTACCTGATGCAGATCTATAAGGAGGCTGGGCTGCCCGATGGCATCATCAACTTCATCCCCGGAAAGGGGTCGGTTATTGGCAAGGAGATCTTCGCCCACCGCGAGTTTGCTGGGGTTCACTTTACGGGTTCTACCTCGACGTTCAACACCTTCTGGTCGGAGATTGCCAAGAATCTGCCTCACTACCGCTCGTACCCCAAGATTGTTGGCGAAACTGGAGGCAAGGACTTCGTGATGGTTCATCCATCGGCCGACACACAGCAGGTGGCCGTTGCGCTGGTTCGTGGATCATTCGAGTACCAGGGGCAGAAGTGCTCGGCCGCATCGCGCGCCTACCTGCCTAAGTCGCTGTGGTATGCCGTTAAGGATAGCATCGGCGAAATGCTGACCGAGATCAAGGTGGGCGATGTGCGCAGCTTCAGCAACTACGTCAACGCGGTTATCGACGAGGCGGCCTTCGACTCCATCACCAGCTACATCGAAAAAGCCCGCGACACGAAGCATGCCGAGATTGTATTTGGCGGAAGCTACGATAAGAGCAAGGGGTACTTCGTTGAGCCTACCGTTATCCTGGCCAACGATCCCCACTTCGTAACCATCGAGGAGGAGATCTTCGGGCCGGTGCTCACCGTTTACGTGTACGAGGACGACAAGTACGAGGAGACGCTGGAGCTGGTTGACACCACCTCGCCCTACGCGCTAACCGGATCGATCTTCTCGAACGACCGCTACGCTACCGAGGTGGCCTTCGAAAAGCTGAAGTATGCCGCTGGCAACTTCTACATCAACGATAAGCCAACCGGTGCCGTTGTGGGACAGCAGCCCTTTGGCGGCGCACGCGCTTCGGGAACCAACGACAAGGCGGGTAGCTACCTCAACCTGATCCGCTGGACCAACCCCCGCTCGATTAAGGAGACCCTAAATCCACCTACCGACTATAAATACCCATTCCTAGCGGAATAA
- a CDS encoding SIMPL domain-containing protein (The SIMPL domain is named for its presence in mouse protein SIMPL (signalling molecule that associates with mouse pelle-like kinase). Bacterial member BP26, from Brucella, was shown to assemble into a channel-like structure, while YggE from E. coli has been associated with resistance to oxidative stress.), producing MEKRTSIIIGAAIVVGLGLQAILLGSSIQRFRKEDRTISVKGFAEREVKADFSVWSIKTRVAGNDLALGSRSIDEAKIKVVNFLLKNGVKPSEIVQKDLVVNDRKAQEYSNYNEASGFRYLIDKTIQVRSTNVENIQKISRMTDELLKAGVVLTSANEYGGSSVKYVFTKLNDIKPDMLSEATVNAKNAAIRFANESQTKLGKMKHASQGIFSIVDRDESLSGQAEGGGGSGTNDLYKRIKVVVGVEYSIE from the coding sequence ATGGAAAAACGAACCAGCATTATTATCGGCGCAGCCATTGTGGTTGGGCTAGGACTTCAAGCCATACTCTTGGGCAGCTCCATTCAGCGCTTTCGGAAGGAAGATCGCACCATCTCGGTTAAAGGCTTTGCCGAACGTGAGGTAAAGGCAGACTTCTCAGTTTGGTCGATAAAGACTCGCGTTGCAGGAAACGACCTCGCGTTGGGAAGCCGATCGATTGATGAGGCGAAGATCAAGGTGGTTAACTTCCTGCTTAAAAATGGAGTTAAGCCAAGTGAGATCGTTCAAAAGGATCTAGTGGTTAACGACCGAAAGGCACAGGAGTATAGCAACTATAACGAGGCAAGTGGATTCCGCTACCTTATTGACAAGACCATTCAGGTTCGATCCACCAACGTCGAAAACATCCAAAAGATTAGCCGAATGACCGACGAACTGCTGAAAGCAGGCGTAGTACTTACCAGCGCAAACGAGTATGGCGGCAGCTCTGTAAAATATGTATTCACCAAGCTCAATGATATTAAGCCCGACATGCTGTCGGAGGCAACCGTCAATGCCAAGAATGCCGCCATTCGCTTTGCCAACGAAAGCCAAACCAAATTGGGAAAGATGAAGCACGCCAGCCAGGGGATCTTTTCCATTGTTGACCGGGATGAGTCGCTCTCCGGACAAGCTGAAGGTGGCGGAGGTTCTGGCACGAATGACCTCTACAAGCGCATTAAGGTGGTGGTTGGCGTGGAATACTCGATAGAATAG
- a CDS encoding MFS transporter: MKSITRTIWILSLVSLFTDTASEMLYPIMPFYLRSIGFSVVLIGILEGMAEATAGLSKGYFGKLSDISGRRVPFVRIGYALSAISKPMMAMFIFPLWVFFARTTDRLGKGIRTGARDAILSDEATPENKGKVFGFHRSMDTLGAVLGPSLALLFLYLHPESYKTLFFIAFIPGLIAIAATFFLTERHKGSITNESKRSTSFFSFLGYWKTSPVLYRKVVVGLLIFTLFNSSDVFLLLKAKQAGLSDTAVIGIYIFYNLVYALFSFPAGILADKVGLKRVLVIGLFIFAATYLGMGYFTHIYAIAAMFFLYGVYAAATEGISKAWITNIADKKDTATAIGTFTGFQSVCTMLASSLAGLIWFRFGASTTFIVTGIAAAIVAAYFFFFVKENR, encoded by the coding sequence ATGAAATCCATCACCCGCACCATCTGGATACTATCGCTTGTAAGCCTCTTTACCGATACCGCCAGCGAGATGCTGTACCCCATCATGCCGTTCTACCTAAGGTCGATTGGTTTTTCGGTGGTGCTGATAGGCATCCTTGAGGGAATGGCCGAGGCTACCGCTGGGCTGAGCAAGGGGTACTTCGGCAAACTCTCCGACATCAGCGGCAGGCGCGTCCCGTTTGTTCGGATAGGCTACGCGCTAAGCGCCATCTCCAAGCCCATGATGGCGATGTTCATCTTCCCGCTTTGGGTTTTCTTCGCCCGCACAACCGATCGCCTCGGAAAGGGAATTCGTACAGGAGCCCGCGACGCCATCTTGTCAGACGAAGCCACCCCTGAGAACAAAGGAAAGGTCTTCGGTTTTCATCGCTCGATGGACACGCTGGGTGCAGTGCTGGGACCATCGCTAGCGTTGCTCTTCCTCTACCTCCACCCCGAGAGCTACAAAACCCTATTCTTCATTGCATTTATACCTGGGTTGATTGCCATAGCCGCCACCTTTTTCCTTACCGAAAGGCATAAAGGCAGCATAACAAATGAAAGTAAAAGATCTACCTCCTTCTTTTCGTTTCTTGGTTACTGGAAGACAAGCCCAGTACTCTACCGAAAGGTCGTGGTTGGGCTTCTAATCTTTACGCTATTCAACAGCTCCGACGTGTTTCTGCTGCTCAAAGCAAAGCAGGCTGGGCTAAGCGACACCGCCGTAATAGGAATCTACATTTTTTACAACCTAGTCTACGCGCTATTCAGCTTTCCGGCTGGCATACTTGCCGACAAGGTTGGGCTAAAGCGGGTACTTGTTATTGGTCTTTTTATATTCGCAGCAACCTACCTAGGGATGGGGTACTTTACCCACATCTACGCCATCGCTGCCATGTTTTTTCTTTACGGCGTATACGCGGCAGCCACCGAGGGCATCTCTAAGGCTTGGATAACCAACATTGCCGACAAGAAAGATACAGCAACGGCTATTGGCACCTTCACCGGATTTCAGAGCGTCTGTACGATGTTGGCAAGTTCCTTAGCCGGACTAATTTGGTTTAGGTTTGGGGCAAGTACCACCTTTATTGTTACGGGCATTGCCGCAGCGATTGTTGCTGCCTACTTCTTTTTCTTTGTTAAGGAGAATCGCTAA
- a CDS encoding TonB-dependent receptor — translation MFFVIILLASSAFGQVRTDGIVVDAQTQKPIAGVAIHVDGGETCISDSLGKFYFSVSGKTAVTLFFAHIAYKPQVFANVKTGGTLPVFSLTSRTYDLTEITIAGVVPERKGTNLGLSSIDIKQAIPVLGEANVVLTLQQKAGVAHAHEINPGLFVRGLSSSQNKVFLNGAPIFNSNHTLGIFPSINAKALSKVELLNDDVHPKYGDFLSACLIMEGNSQVADSSELMLGIGGLTSHVYSRAPTVKGKMSYMVAARRSYFDLVANYYNRKYGNESGSNRLPDYRLYDINGSIVIQPTKEDKIVVTGYYSDDKLKQERFGVVDLVWGNTMATLSWEKKLTDAFTIKLSVDDCHYNTTMKLLKVERNQVVNRIGRHHFNLDGVYRVGKDLQFDAGVFAAHMQTAISNNSREFNGNESVLDSMAGGYRNWGGYAAINVWPWRHLQLKGGLRMENYDQSQFYFSPRIFVQSPVTSALTVFAAFSHRQQFDHLYEPMGINLPIDMVIPSRGKIKPQKSHYYSAGVKVRMGDQAQVTASAYYSKLRNQVDFVNPEPLYQGFYYTVGRGTSRGAELSVSYQGNWLGVEASYSFSESLRQFAQINQGRWFHPPFDVTHKVDLLANLQLSRRLRLQVAQFLQSGTRITIPTSIYVTSGGDLVPVFTTRYNLQLPLAHRLDVALHYSVVRSYGSFSCSVGVYNAYNQANPYFIYFDPVPLDNKQRAFVTKKRSMLPMVPFIMIEFLL, via the coding sequence GTGTTTTTTGTAATCATTCTATTGGCCAGTTCTGCTTTTGGGCAGGTGCGTACCGATGGAATTGTGGTTGATGCCCAAACACAAAAGCCTATTGCTGGTGTAGCCATACATGTTGATGGTGGAGAAACTTGCATCAGCGATTCTTTGGGCAAGTTTTATTTCTCTGTTTCGGGGAAAACTGCAGTGACGTTGTTTTTTGCCCACATTGCCTATAAACCCCAAGTGTTTGCGAATGTCAAAACAGGCGGCACCTTGCCGGTGTTTAGCTTGACATCAAGGACGTACGATTTAACGGAGATAACAATAGCAGGTGTTGTCCCAGAACGGAAGGGAACGAATTTGGGGTTAAGCTCCATTGATATCAAGCAGGCCATTCCTGTACTAGGGGAGGCCAATGTTGTCCTCACGCTTCAGCAAAAGGCTGGAGTGGCGCATGCCCACGAGATTAATCCAGGACTTTTTGTGCGGGGGCTGTCGAGCTCGCAGAATAAGGTATTCCTCAATGGGGCCCCCATATTCAACTCGAACCATACGCTTGGAATTTTCCCCTCGATAAATGCGAAAGCGTTGAGCAAGGTTGAACTGCTGAATGATGATGTTCATCCTAAGTATGGCGATTTTTTATCGGCTTGCTTGATTATGGAGGGCAATAGTCAGGTGGCCGATAGCAGCGAGCTGATGCTTGGGATTGGCGGGCTTACCTCGCATGTTTACAGTCGAGCACCTACTGTTAAGGGAAAGATGTCGTATATGGTGGCTGCTCGCCGATCGTACTTCGACCTTGTTGCTAACTACTACAACCGAAAGTATGGCAACGAGAGCGGGAGCAATAGGTTGCCAGACTACAGGCTTTACGATATTAATGGTTCTATTGTCATTCAGCCAACCAAAGAAGATAAGATTGTAGTAACCGGCTACTACTCGGATGATAAGCTGAAGCAAGAGAGGTTTGGTGTTGTTGATCTGGTTTGGGGAAATACGATGGCAACCCTCAGCTGGGAGAAGAAACTGACGGATGCTTTTACCATTAAGCTCAGCGTCGACGATTGCCATTACAACACTACCATGAAGCTGCTTAAGGTTGAACGGAATCAGGTCGTTAATCGTATAGGCCGACATCATTTCAACCTAGATGGGGTATACCGGGTAGGCAAGGACTTGCAGTTTGATGCAGGTGTTTTTGCGGCTCACATGCAAACGGCAATAAGCAACAACTCTAGGGAGTTTAACGGGAACGAGTCGGTTTTAGATAGCATGGCAGGTGGCTATCGCAACTGGGGCGGGTATGCTGCCATTAACGTGTGGCCTTGGCGGCATCTTCAACTTAAAGGTGGGCTGCGGATGGAGAACTACGACCAGAGCCAGTTCTACTTCTCGCCGCGCATTTTCGTGCAGTCGCCGGTGACTTCTGCCTTAACGGTGTTTGCCGCTTTCTCGCATCGCCAGCAGTTCGATCATCTCTACGAGCCCATGGGCATCAACCTGCCCATTGATATGGTTATCCCTAGCCGCGGCAAGATTAAGCCGCAGAAGTCGCACTACTATAGCGCAGGGGTGAAGGTGCGGATGGGGGATCAGGCGCAGGTTACCGCATCGGCCTACTACTCCAAGCTGAGGAATCAGGTTGACTTTGTGAACCCCGAGCCGCTCTACCAGGGCTTCTACTATACCGTTGGACGGGGGACCTCGAGGGGGGCCGAGCTGTCGGTGTCGTATCAGGGGAACTGGTTAGGCGTTGAGGCGTCGTACTCGTTTAGTGAGTCGTTGAGGCAGTTTGCTCAGATTAACCAGGGGCGCTGGTTTCATCCTCCCTTTGACGTTACGCATAAGGTAGATTTGCTGGCAAACCTGCAGCTGAGCCGAAGGCTGAGGCTGCAGGTGGCGCAGTTCCTGCAGAGTGGAACGCGAATTACCATTCCCACCTCCATCTACGTTACTTCGGGAGGAGATTTGGTTCCCGTTTTTACCACGCGCTACAACCTTCAGCTGCCGCTGGCCCACCGGCTGGATGTGGCGCTGCACTACTCTGTGGTTCGATCGTACGGTTCGTTTAGCTGTAGCGTTGGGGTTTACAATGCCTACAACCAGGCGAATCCCTACTTTATCTACTTCGATCCTGTTCCGCTGGATAATAAGCAAAGAGCATTTGTTACAAAAAAGCGCTCGATGCTTCCAATGGTTCCCTTTATTATGATTGAATTCTTGCTATGA
- a CDS encoding DUF5723 family protein yields MRRVILSIILLVATIAEVNAQDKTLYYMTRVPQSTFLNPSTNPEFSTYVGFPALSNIGISYNNSSFSLVDVLKKGSGLQKDSLVFDVNGLSKNLGKMNFIRLDNNIDLLSFGFRVNSFYGHFNISSKTSVGYNYPKGLVDLKNGNYDFETNRPRTIDLDDMGVNGFSYVELGLGLSKVVNEKLTVGARLKILNGLAAVKTSKFKANIVTSDDFSKSTINVDAEMFVSAPKLSFTRNAEGKIDDVSFDDEGTNGSKDYKFGSNLGLGVDFGGTYKFDDKFTFYGSVNDFGFIRWSQNGYKLVSKGAYDFNGADITPDENGDVDFDKAMEAIADTLKTKFKPTDENAKFTTMLKTKVYLGATYNALSWLNCGALLRGGFYGSYFDPALTLSANATPFRVLAFTLTYSIYNRSMNNFGAGLVVGGKPVQFYVVADNILSRMVNLKSDDGSSVMVPGYTRSFNLQFGINLQFGSRVKKGAQAAQSKN; encoded by the coding sequence ATGAGAAGAGTAATACTTTCTATTATATTGCTGGTTGCTACTATTGCTGAAGTTAATGCGCAAGATAAAACCCTTTACTATATGACAAGGGTTCCCCAATCAACATTCCTTAACCCGTCAACCAATCCAGAATTTTCGACCTACGTAGGGTTTCCTGCGCTTTCGAACATTGGGATCTCCTATAATAACTCGTCGTTTTCGCTTGTAGATGTGCTAAAGAAGGGGAGCGGCTTGCAAAAGGACTCCTTGGTATTCGATGTTAACGGACTTTCGAAGAACTTGGGCAAGATGAACTTTATCCGCTTGGATAATAACATTGATTTGCTCTCTTTCGGTTTTAGGGTGAATAGCTTCTACGGGCATTTTAACATATCATCGAAAACATCTGTTGGATACAATTATCCCAAGGGGCTTGTCGATCTTAAGAATGGTAACTACGATTTCGAAACAAACCGTCCTCGAACCATCGATCTTGACGATATGGGGGTTAACGGTTTTTCGTATGTAGAGTTGGGTTTAGGTCTTTCGAAGGTGGTAAACGAGAAGTTGACAGTAGGTGCGCGCCTTAAGATCCTTAATGGCTTGGCTGCTGTAAAAACCAGCAAGTTTAAGGCGAACATTGTAACCTCCGATGATTTTTCGAAGTCAACTATAAATGTAGACGCCGAGATGTTTGTGTCGGCACCTAAGCTGTCGTTTACCCGCAATGCGGAAGGGAAAATCGACGACGTTAGCTTTGACGATGAGGGAACCAATGGTTCTAAGGATTATAAGTTTGGTTCGAACCTCGGCTTGGGAGTCGATTTTGGGGGAACCTACAAGTTCGACGATAAGTTTACATTCTACGGTAGCGTTAACGACTTTGGCTTTATCCGATGGTCGCAGAACGGCTATAAGCTGGTTTCGAAAGGTGCTTACGACTTTAATGGGGCCGACATCACCCCAGATGAAAATGGCGATGTTGACTTTGATAAGGCAATGGAGGCTATTGCAGATACGCTAAAGACAAAGTTTAAGCCAACAGATGAGAATGCTAAGTTTACTACGATGTTAAAAACGAAGGTTTACCTTGGGGCAACCTACAATGCGCTTAGCTGGTTAAACTGTGGTGCGCTTCTTCGTGGAGGTTTCTATGGTAGCTATTTCGATCCTGCACTAACGCTTTCGGCTAATGCTACACCTTTTAGGGTGCTTGCATTTACGCTTACCTATTCGATCTACAACCGAAGCATGAATAACTTTGGGGCAGGTTTGGTTGTTGGCGGAAAGCCTGTTCAGTTCTACGTGGTTGCCGACAACATTCTCTCCAGAATGGTTAACCTTAAATCGGATGATGGCTCTTCTGTGATGGTTCCGGGGTATACTCGAAGCTTTAACCTTCAGTTTGGTATTAACCTTCAGTTTGGTTCTAGGGTAAAGAAAGGCGCTCAGGCTGCTCAGTCGAAGAACTAA